A genomic segment from Pistricoccus aurantiacus encodes:
- a CDS encoding SDR family oxidoreductase produces the protein MEASDTTTRSILITGCSSGIGYAAAHALAARGWRVFATARAEADVSRLKEEGLEALALDLDSSDSIEAAVATVRERTGGRLTALFNNGAYGQPGAVEDLSREVLRAQLETNLLGTHDLTARVLPMMRAQGHGRIVQNSSVLGIAALPYRGAYVCSKFALEGLTDTLRLELAGSGIHVSLIEPGPITSRFRENSYRAFKANIDTTHSAHADTYRHVEARLVNQEKEAPFTLGADAVVTKLIHALESPRPRARYAVTFPTHLFATLRRILSTRALDRVLLRSTKDERE, from the coding sequence GTGGAAGCATCCGACACGACGACGCGCAGCATCCTGATCACCGGCTGCTCGAGCGGGATCGGCTACGCTGCGGCTCATGCCTTGGCCGCCCGGGGTTGGCGGGTGTTCGCCACCGCCCGCGCAGAGGCGGACGTGTCCCGGCTCAAGGAGGAAGGCTTGGAGGCTTTGGCACTGGACCTGGATAGCAGCGACTCGATCGAGGCCGCGGTAGCGACGGTGCGGGAGCGCACCGGCGGGCGGCTAACGGCGCTGTTCAACAACGGCGCCTACGGCCAGCCCGGCGCGGTGGAGGATCTTTCGCGTGAGGTGCTGCGGGCTCAGCTGGAAACCAACCTGCTGGGCACCCACGACCTCACCGCCCGGGTACTGCCGATGATGCGAGCCCAGGGCCATGGGCGCATCGTGCAGAACAGCTCGGTGCTGGGTATCGCCGCCCTGCCCTATCGCGGCGCCTATGTGTGCTCCAAGTTCGCCCTCGAAGGGCTCACCGACACCCTGCGCCTGGAGCTTGCCGGCAGCGGCATCCACGTCAGCCTGATCGAGCCCGGCCCGATCACCAGCCGCTTCCGTGAGAATTCCTACCGCGCCTTCAAGGCGAATATCGACACCACCCACAGCGCCCACGCCGATACCTATCGCCATGTGGAAGCTCGACTGGTCAATCAAGAGAAAGAAGCCCCTTTCACCCTCGGCGCCGACGCGGTAGTGACCAAACTGATCCACGCCCTGGAAAGCCCCCGGCCACGAGCCCGCTACGCGGTGACATTTCCTACCCATTTGTTCGCGACGCTAAGGCGCATTCTGAGCACCCGCGCCCTGGATCGGGTGCTGCTGCGTTCTACCAAGGATGAAAGGGAGTAA
- the rhuM gene encoding virulence protein RhuM/Fic/DOC family protein, producing MSTEGQAPIVIYQDAGQAVEVRLDTERDTVWLNLQQLSEVFDRDKSVISRHLRNIYKEGELERKATVAKNATVQSEGSRQVRRQIEIYNLDAIISVGYRVNSRRAVQFRQWATRVLREHLTQGWTLNRQRFEDNARELEAAIALIRQTAQSPALDTTSGRGLIDIVTRYAQTFLLLQRYDEGLLTEPSARPGGRLPSLDEARAALATLKAELITRGEASDLFARERGDGLGALLGNLDQTIFGEPAYPSVEAKAAHLLYFVIKNHPFADGNKRSAAYLFVDFLYRNDRLLNDHGEAVVNDVGLAALTLLVAESDPANKDTMIRLIMNMLASPKDDS from the coding sequence ATGAGCACCGAGGGCCAGGCGCCTATCGTCATCTATCAGGATGCAGGTCAGGCGGTGGAAGTGCGGCTGGACACCGAGCGGGATACGGTCTGGCTAAACCTACAGCAGCTATCGGAAGTGTTCGATCGCGACAAGTCCGTGATCTCTCGACATCTGCGCAACATTTACAAAGAGGGAGAATTAGAGCGGAAGGCAACCGTTGCAAAAAATGCAACAGTTCAATCTGAAGGTTCTCGGCAGGTACGCCGGCAAATCGAGATCTACAACCTCGATGCCATTATCTCGGTGGGCTATCGCGTCAACTCACGACGCGCGGTGCAGTTCCGCCAGTGGGCCACCCGAGTGCTACGCGAGCATCTCACCCAAGGCTGGACGCTGAATCGTCAGCGTTTCGAGGACAATGCCCGCGAGCTCGAAGCTGCCATAGCCTTGATACGCCAGACGGCCCAGAGCCCGGCGTTGGATACCACCAGCGGTCGCGGCCTCATCGATATCGTCACTCGCTACGCCCAGACTTTCCTGCTGCTGCAGCGCTATGACGAGGGCCTGCTGACCGAGCCCAGTGCCCGTCCGGGCGGTCGGCTACCCAGTCTGGATGAAGCTCGTGCGGCCCTTGCCACGCTCAAGGCCGAGCTGATCACGCGAGGAGAGGCCTCTGATTTATTCGCCCGGGAACGCGGCGACGGCCTGGGAGCGCTTCTGGGCAACCTGGACCAGACTATCTTCGGAGAGCCGGCCTACCCCTCGGTGGAAGCCAAGGCGGCGCATCTGCTCTACTTCGTGATCAAGAACCATCCCTTCGCCGACGGCAACAAGCGCAGCGCGGCCTACCTCTTCGTCGACTTCCTCTATCGTAACGATCGCCTGCTCAACGATCACGGCGAGGCGGTAGTGAACGACGTGGGGCTGGCGGCTCTAACGCTGCTGGTCGCCGAGTCTGATCCGGCCAACAAGGACACCATGATCCGGCTGATCATGAACATGCTGGCCAGCCCGAAGGATGATTCCTGA
- a CDS encoding IS1380 family transposase, producing the protein MTKCTTPTAAFPRCKGRQILASFDGGDVTSDGGILLLRQMDREVGLTRAVARRISDDRDPQRCLHRTETLVRQRVFGLAMGYEDLNDHHALRHDIALQTAVNTDGVLASQSTLCRFEQQAGRDWAVAIHEEMIEQFIRSFRQPPKKPLYLDFDATDDRVHGQQLGRHFNGYYDHYIFLPLFVFCGDQLLVSYLRPASLDAAHHAGAILALLVRRLRQAWPDVKIVFRGDSGFCRPLILNWCDRHGVDYIIGIAGNQRLAKLALDIDYASAIRFEKTWEKQRVFGFIKYAAGSWNKRRRQVIVKSETTRRGVNTRYVVTNLRGCSAEWLYDNRYCARGEMENRIKEQQFLFSDRTSCHEWWPNQYRLLLSGLAYLLLERMRRVYLKRTAFAQAQVNTIRLKLLKIGAVITRNTRTIRLMLSSQYPEQDLFLTLASKLVPG; encoded by the coding sequence ATGACAAAATGTACCACGCCGACCGCCGCCTTTCCACGCTGCAAAGGCCGTCAGATCCTCGCCAGCTTCGATGGCGGTGATGTCACCTCCGACGGCGGCATCCTGCTGCTGCGGCAGATGGATCGTGAGGTGGGCCTGACTCGCGCCGTCGCCCGCCGGATCAGCGATGATCGTGACCCGCAGCGCTGCCTGCATCGCACCGAAACTCTGGTCCGGCAACGCGTGTTCGGCCTGGCGATGGGCTATGAAGATCTCAACGACCACCATGCCCTGCGTCATGACATCGCCCTACAGACCGCCGTCAATACGGATGGCGTGCTGGCCAGCCAGTCGACCCTGTGTCGCTTCGAACAGCAGGCCGGCCGGGATTGGGCGGTCGCCATCCACGAGGAGATGATCGAGCAGTTCATCCGTTCGTTCCGGCAGCCGCCCAAGAAGCCGCTCTACCTCGACTTCGATGCCACCGATGACCGGGTGCACGGCCAGCAGCTCGGGCGGCACTTCAACGGCTACTACGACCATTACATCTTCCTGCCGCTGTTCGTGTTCTGTGGTGATCAGCTGCTGGTCAGCTACCTGCGCCCGGCCTCGCTGGATGCCGCTCACCACGCCGGTGCCATCCTCGCTCTGCTGGTCCGGCGGCTGCGCCAGGCATGGCCCGATGTGAAGATCGTCTTCCGTGGCGACAGCGGCTTCTGCCGCCCGCTGATCCTCAATTGGTGCGACCGCCACGGCGTCGATTACATCATCGGCATCGCCGGCAACCAGCGCCTGGCCAAGCTGGCTCTAGACATCGACTACGCGTCGGCCATCCGCTTCGAGAAGACCTGGGAGAAGCAGCGTGTCTTCGGCTTCATCAAGTACGCCGCCGGCAGTTGGAACAAACGCCGACGACAGGTGATCGTCAAGTCCGAGACCACGCGGCGCGGGGTCAACACCCGCTATGTGGTCACCAACCTGCGGGGTTGCAGCGCCGAATGGCTCTACGATAATCGCTACTGCGCCCGCGGCGAGATGGAGAACCGCATCAAGGAGCAGCAGTTCCTGTTCTCCGACCGCACCAGTTGTCACGAGTGGTGGCCCAACCAGTACCGGCTGCTGCTCTCGGGGCTGGCCTACCTGCTGCTGGAACGGATGCGTCGGGTTTACCTCAAACGCACCGCCTTCGCCCAAGCCCAGGTCAACACCATCCGCCTGAAGCTGCTGAAGATCGGCGCCGTCATCACCCGCAACACGCGCACTATCCGGTTGATGCTGAGCAGCCAGTATCCCGAGCAAGACCTTTTCCTGACGCTGGCCAGCAAGTTGGTGCCGGGATAG
- a CDS encoding Pycsar system effector family protein: MESVNDWLKFAEAKNAVVVAASGFALWASVRLILSNETGCYASAYFAILSVFLLGGFVTALLSFLPILNYRWIVPAPSRLANGNLLYFGYLATLSKKQVLEAYIKATESKESDVKEIDGMYAEQIIINSRIAFAKYGMFEFAIKVLLFGILTPVIAVPVFYFSRKKRVSIDGF; encoded by the coding sequence TTGGAATCAGTAAACGATTGGCTTAAGTTCGCAGAAGCGAAAAATGCAGTCGTGGTCGCAGCTTCGGGGTTTGCCCTGTGGGCATCAGTAAGGCTCATCCTGTCGAACGAAACAGGATGCTATGCTAGTGCCTACTTTGCAATTTTATCTGTTTTCCTACTTGGTGGTTTTGTCACCGCCTTGCTTTCATTTTTACCCATTCTCAACTATAGGTGGATCGTGCCTGCGCCTAGTAGATTGGCTAACGGTAATTTGCTGTACTTCGGATATCTGGCAACACTTTCGAAGAAGCAAGTGCTAGAAGCGTATATAAAGGCAACGGAATCAAAAGAATCCGATGTGAAAGAAATTGACGGAATGTACGCTGAGCAAATAATTATAAATTCGCGAATTGCATTTGCAAAATACGGAATGTTTGAATTCGCAATTAAAGTTCTGTTATTCGGGATTTTGACGCCAGTAATCGCTGTCCCGGTGTTTTATTTTTCACGAAAAAAGAGAGTAAGCATAGATGGTTTCTGA
- a CDS encoding adenylate/guanylate cyclase domain-containing protein, translating to MVSDDQVLQSVKAIIDDARALYKKSASITLRNSIPDTNQIPIENPQNWLKIPDVNCVFVDMRGSTQLSASSHENSTARAYQLFTGTAVKLFSDFESPYIDVRGDGALALFDSGQAYRALAAAVTFRTFAKEEFIPLVKDKTGIDIGCHVGIDSRTVLVRKIGFKRYRGRSDRQNEVWAGKPVNMAAKLASESGDDELLASDRFHRKLSSRYALKSCGCPNDEVVNLWEQKDVTDDDRFDFDTAYTLGSIWCKTHGRDFCKNLLAADD from the coding sequence ATGGTTTCTGATGACCAAGTTCTTCAAAGCGTCAAGGCAATAATTGATGATGCAAGGGCATTGTATAAGAAAAGTGCATCGATAACTTTGCGGAACTCGATCCCTGACACAAATCAGATTCCAATCGAGAATCCGCAGAACTGGTTAAAGATTCCGGATGTGAATTGTGTGTTTGTGGATATGAGAGGATCCACGCAACTAAGCGCATCTAGTCATGAAAACAGTACCGCGCGTGCTTATCAACTATTTACTGGGACAGCAGTCAAATTGTTCAGCGACTTTGAATCGCCCTATATTGATGTTCGCGGAGATGGAGCGCTCGCTTTGTTTGACTCAGGGCAGGCATATAGAGCACTTGCAGCAGCGGTCACGTTTCGCACTTTTGCAAAAGAAGAGTTTATTCCGTTAGTTAAAGATAAAACTGGGATTGATATTGGATGCCATGTTGGAATCGATTCGCGAACGGTTCTCGTAAGAAAAATTGGTTTTAAGCGCTATAGGGGGCGTTCAGATCGTCAAAACGAAGTTTGGGCTGGAAAGCCCGTAAATATGGCAGCGAAGCTCGCTTCAGAATCTGGCGACGACGAGCTACTTGCCTCAGATCGATTCCATCGGAAGCTTAGCAGTCGGTATGCGTTGAAATCATGTGGTTGCCCAAATGATGAAGTCGTCAACCTGTGGGAGCAGAAAGACGTCACGGATGATGATCGCTTCGATTTCGATACGGCTTATACACTCGGTAGCATTTGGTGTAAAACTCATGGACGTGATTTTTGCAAAAATCTACTCGCTGCTGACGATTAG
- a CDS encoding AAA family ATPase, translating to MKILAIRLENLASLAGRHKLDFTCAPLAEQGLFAITGPTGAGKSTLLDALCLALYGSTPRLRGARQDQARIPDPGATDITSFDPRTLLRRGCASGFAEVDFLGRDRRRYRARWFVRRARNKPEGKLQAVEQSLIDLENGQLLTAQKREFDALLPKRLGLSFEQFTRAVLLAQSEFSAFLKADDNARSELLEKLTDTGEYSKISIAAYRRARQAQQVVAELEQRLAGEPPAEAEARVQLEHEAIESEAELNAARAQAAHLQGERRWLQQDQHLAQAVLDARQRLEQAHRDDDALSEQREQEHRLEQLAPQRHRFQRRETLEGQCRDQERQCASTRLTLSEAERQHARAIEEKRQADSSLEEAIQARRTALPLIETARELAAERDRCEHQRRDKQASRQRIIDTLAKDRQRQDKLQTDYRWQYQELDNLQATLRRQLGEHTDALTARRALLVEQEQADRRRQTLQTLERHWRQWHDCQQHLDALRRQQDSDTRQQSWLLEQGQAAKARLEEVENRQHRLQASIDGLRAARSESVVLLRQQLRDDQPCPVCGSLSHPYRDAPPSEPAQAQLEATEREENRQLHEAAKAVESARERHHDLQGQYRALQAQLTQNAAQIAKLAEETAAHRASLLDQPDGHSLLEQTDAAGWLGDNREQAEGHWRDSRQALETFDTTQQGIAPLRDALQRQEVELGKLVSRCEQQEQSLAALDSELSPLAEQCQRLEQELREALSDHASPADWQASVDSALENARQQADQIREREQQTASEVQRQGQALDHQQQRLAALKEEHGQLDQKLNVWRERHPQLDDAALTTLLAITDADRQVQRERLQKAERERHAAEVSLKERRQTLVDHRRERFADVSDESLLGEDIETRITAWSERLAIEETKLAERQTAIQQRRDAARHALLDDDRRRAYQREVLDELEQARREQHRWSSISELIGSADGKAFRRIAQAYNLEQLLDHANAHLASLSRRYRLTRGGSELGILVIDGDMGDERRSAHSLSGGETFLVSLALALGLASMASGQLRIESLFIDEGFGSLDPQSLALAMEALDGLQAQGRRVGVISHVQEMHERIPVQIRIEPLGNGASRARLVSG from the coding sequence ATGAAGATCCTCGCCATTCGCCTGGAGAATCTCGCCTCTCTGGCGGGTCGACACAAACTCGACTTCACCTGCGCCCCGCTGGCAGAGCAGGGCCTGTTCGCCATTACCGGCCCGACCGGCGCCGGCAAGAGTACCCTGCTCGACGCCCTGTGCCTGGCACTTTACGGCAGTACCCCGCGCCTGCGCGGCGCCCGTCAGGATCAGGCGCGCATTCCCGATCCCGGCGCCACGGACATTACCAGCTTCGACCCCCGCACCCTGCTGCGCCGTGGCTGCGCCAGCGGCTTCGCCGAGGTCGATTTCCTCGGTCGCGACCGTCGCCGCTACCGGGCGCGCTGGTTCGTGCGCCGGGCCCGCAACAAGCCTGAAGGCAAGCTGCAAGCGGTAGAGCAGTCGCTCATTGATCTGGAGAACGGACAACTGCTGACCGCCCAGAAGCGCGAGTTCGACGCCCTGCTCCCGAAGCGCCTGGGCCTCTCCTTCGAACAGTTCACCCGGGCGGTGCTACTCGCCCAAAGCGAGTTTTCCGCCTTTCTCAAGGCGGACGACAATGCCCGCAGCGAGCTGCTCGAGAAGCTCACCGATACCGGCGAATACTCGAAGATCTCGATTGCCGCCTATCGTCGCGCCCGGCAGGCCCAGCAGGTGGTAGCGGAACTCGAGCAGCGCCTGGCCGGCGAGCCTCCCGCCGAAGCGGAGGCCCGCGTCCAGCTCGAGCACGAGGCCATCGAGAGCGAAGCTGAGCTGAATGCGGCTCGGGCCCAGGCCGCTCACTTGCAAGGAGAACGCCGTTGGCTGCAGCAGGACCAGCACCTGGCCCAGGCCGTGCTGGATGCTCGCCAACGCCTGGAGCAAGCGCACCGCGACGACGATGCCCTGTCGGAACAACGCGAACAGGAACACAGGCTCGAACAGCTCGCTCCGCAGCGCCACCGCTTCCAGCGCCGCGAGACGCTGGAAGGCCAGTGCCGCGATCAGGAACGGCAGTGCGCTTCCACGCGTCTGACGCTGAGCGAAGCCGAGCGGCAACATGCCCGTGCCATCGAGGAAAAGCGTCAGGCGGACAGCTCTTTAGAGGAGGCCATCCAGGCCCGCCGAACGGCGCTCCCCTTGATCGAGACGGCGCGAGAACTGGCCGCGGAACGCGATCGCTGCGAGCATCAGCGACGGGACAAGCAGGCCAGCCGCCAGCGCATCATCGATACGCTGGCAAAAGATCGTCAGCGACAGGACAAACTGCAGACGGACTATCGCTGGCAATACCAGGAACTCGACAACCTGCAGGCCACCCTGCGCCGGCAGTTGGGCGAACATACCGATGCACTGACCGCCCGGCGCGCCCTGCTCGTCGAACAGGAGCAGGCCGACCGGCGGCGCCAGACCCTGCAAACCCTCGAGCGGCACTGGCGCCAGTGGCATGACTGCCAGCAGCACCTTGATGCGCTGCGCCGGCAACAGGACAGCGACACCCGGCAACAGTCTTGGCTGCTGGAACAGGGTCAGGCGGCCAAGGCCCGACTCGAGGAAGTGGAAAACCGGCAGCACCGGCTACAGGCCAGCATCGACGGACTGCGCGCCGCCCGCAGCGAGAGCGTGGTCCTGCTGCGCCAGCAACTGCGCGACGACCAGCCCTGCCCAGTATGCGGTAGCCTCAGCCATCCCTACCGCGATGCGCCGCCGAGCGAACCCGCCCAAGCACAGCTCGAGGCCACCGAGCGCGAGGAAAATCGCCAGCTCCACGAAGCCGCGAAGGCCGTCGAGTCCGCTCGAGAAAGGCATCATGACTTGCAGGGGCAATATCGGGCGCTGCAGGCGCAGCTGACCCAGAACGCCGCTCAAATCGCCAAGCTGGCGGAAGAGACCGCCGCCCATCGCGCTAGCCTGCTCGATCAACCCGACGGTCATTCTTTGCTCGAACAGACGGATGCCGCCGGCTGGCTGGGCGACAATCGAGAGCAAGCCGAGGGGCATTGGCGCGACTCTCGTCAGGCTCTCGAGACCTTTGACACGACCCAGCAAGGCATCGCGCCGCTGCGCGATGCCCTGCAGCGCCAGGAAGTCGAACTCGGCAAGCTGGTCAGCCGCTGCGAACAGCAGGAACAGAGCCTCGCCGCTCTCGATAGCGAACTGTCCCCGCTAGCAGAACAATGCCAACGATTGGAGCAGGAACTGCGCGAAGCCCTGAGCGATCACGCCAGCCCAGCGGACTGGCAGGCAAGTGTCGACAGCGCCCTGGAGAATGCCCGCCAGCAGGCGGACCAGATACGGGAGCGCGAGCAGCAGACCGCCAGCGAGGTGCAGCGCCAAGGCCAGGCTCTCGATCATCAGCAGCAACGGCTGGCGGCGCTCAAGGAAGAGCACGGGCAGCTCGACCAGAAATTGAACGTCTGGCGCGAGCGGCACCCGCAGCTCGATGACGCCGCCCTGACGACCCTGCTCGCCATCACCGATGCTGACCGTCAGGTTCAGCGCGAGCGTCTGCAGAAGGCGGAGCGTGAGCGTCATGCCGCCGAAGTCAGCCTGAAGGAACGCCGCCAGACCCTGGTGGATCATCGCCGCGAGCGTTTTGCCGACGTCAGCGACGAGTCGCTGCTTGGAGAGGATATCGAGACCCGAATCACCGCATGGAGCGAACGCCTCGCTATCGAGGAAACCAAACTGGCGGAGCGCCAAACCGCCATCCAGCAGCGTCGCGACGCGGCCCGGCACGCCCTGCTCGACGACGATCGTCGCCGCGCATACCAGCGTGAAGTACTAGATGAGCTGGAGCAGGCACGCCGGGAGCAGCATCGCTGGAGCAGCATCAGCGAACTGATCGGCTCCGCGGACGGCAAGGCCTTCCGGCGCATCGCCCAGGCCTATAACCTGGAACAGCTGCTTGATCACGCCAATGCCCATCTGGCCTCGCTATCGCGGCGCTACCGGCTGACCCGGGGCGGCAGCGAACTCGGCATCCTGGTGATCGACGGCGACATGGGGGACGAACGCCGCTCGGCACATTCGCTATCCGGCGGCGAGACCTTCCTGGTCTCGTTGGCTCTGGCCCTGGGACTCGCCTCCATGGCCTCGGGACAGCTACGCATCGAATCGCTGTTTATCGACGAAGGCTTCGGCAGCCTCGACCCCCAATCCCTGGCACTCGCCATGGAAGCCCTGGATGGGCTACAGGCCCAAGGTCGCCGCGTCGGGGTGATCTCCCATGTACAGGAAATGCACGAGCGAATTCCGGTGCAGATTCGTATCGAACCGCTGGGTAATGGCGCCAGTCGGGCGAGATTGGTGAGTGGTTGA
- a CDS encoding exonuclease SbcCD subunit D, protein MKLFHTADWHLGQTFHGQERHEEHLAFLDWLLVTLTIRQPDALLIAGDIFDVVNPSLRAQELLYDFIVGAHERLPRLEIVMIAGNHDSGNRIELPAPLMQRLNAHPRGRVQWHDDGQLDTDRLLIPLHDAQGETRAWCLALPFLRPAEVTGGDINDYVAGIARVHRELIDSARQRRQPGQALVAMSHAHLQGASVSEASERPIVIGGEEALPASLFPEDITYVALGHLHRPQQVGEARIRYSGAPLPMDFSEAHYPHQIVEVTLESDALANVEALRIPRSVELRRVGPLPLEQALRKLDDLTEDDSLPRQRWPWLEVRVELTAPCPDLRVRVEAALEDKPLRLLRIHTRFPDSMNDTHEPRVTLDSLGPRELFERTWHKRYGSEPTPRILEDFDRLLQTVQDDEGPA, encoded by the coding sequence GTGAAGCTTTTCCATACCGCCGACTGGCATCTCGGCCAGACCTTCCATGGCCAGGAACGCCATGAGGAACATCTCGCTTTCCTTGACTGGCTGCTCGTGACGCTAACCATTCGGCAACCGGATGCGCTGCTGATCGCCGGGGATATCTTCGATGTAGTCAATCCTTCACTGCGCGCTCAGGAGCTGCTTTACGACTTTATCGTCGGCGCTCACGAACGCCTGCCGCGGCTCGAGATCGTGATGATCGCCGGCAACCACGACAGCGGCAACCGCATCGAACTGCCGGCGCCCTTGATGCAACGCCTGAACGCTCACCCTCGAGGACGGGTGCAGTGGCACGATGACGGCCAACTGGATACCGATCGCCTGCTGATTCCGCTGCACGACGCCCAAGGCGAGACTCGTGCCTGGTGTCTGGCCCTGCCTTTCTTGCGCCCGGCGGAAGTGACCGGCGGCGATATCAACGACTATGTGGCGGGCATCGCTCGGGTGCATCGCGAGCTGATCGACAGCGCCCGCCAACGCCGCCAGCCCGGCCAGGCCCTGGTGGCCATGAGCCATGCCCACCTGCAGGGCGCCAGCGTCTCCGAGGCGAGCGAGCGTCCCATCGTCATCGGTGGCGAGGAAGCCCTGCCGGCGAGCCTGTTTCCCGAGGACATCACCTACGTGGCGCTGGGGCATCTGCATCGCCCACAACAGGTCGGCGAGGCGCGCATTCGCTACAGCGGCGCGCCGCTGCCCATGGATTTCTCCGAAGCCCACTACCCGCATCAGATCGTCGAGGTCACCCTCGAGAGCGACGCCTTGGCGAATGTCGAAGCGTTGCGGATCCCGCGCTCGGTGGAACTGCGCCGAGTGGGTCCGTTGCCTCTGGAGCAGGCCTTGCGCAAACTCGACGACCTCACCGAGGACGACAGCCTGCCCCGCCAGCGCTGGCCCTGGCTGGAGGTGCGCGTGGAACTCACCGCGCCCTGCCCCGATCTGCGCGTCCGAGTGGAAGCCGCCCTCGAAGACAAGCCGCTGCGACTGCTGCGCATTCATACGCGCTTTCCCGATAGCATGAACGACACCCATGAACCCCGCGTGACTCTCGACAGCCTCGGTCCTCGTGAACTCTTCGAGCGCACCTGGCACAAGCGCTACGGCAGCGAGCCGACACCCCGCATACTCGAGGATTTCGATCGTCTGCTGCAGACGGTGCAGGACGACGAGGGGCCCGCATGA